A stretch of the Rhinoderma darwinii isolate aRhiDar2 chromosome 3, aRhiDar2.hap1, whole genome shotgun sequence genome encodes the following:
- the SMAD3 gene encoding mothers against decapentaplegic homolog 3 isoform X2 encodes MVYCVCYWVHSQKMRSLDGRLQVSHRKGLPHVIYCRLWRWPDLHSHHELRAMEMCEYAFNMKKDEVCVNPYHYQRVETPVLPPVLVPRNTEIPTEFPPLDDYSHSIPENTNFPAGIEPITSYIPETPPPGYLSEDGETSDQMNHSIDSGSPSLSPNSMSPAHSNMDLQPVTYCEPAFWCSISYYELNQRVGETFHASQPSMTVDGFTDPSNSERFCLGLLSNVNRNAAVELTRRHIGRGVRLYYIGGEVFAECLSDSAIFVQSPNCNQRYGWHPATVCKIPPGCNLKIFNNQEFAALLAQSVNQGFEAVYQLTRMCTIRMSFVKGWGAEYRRQTVTSTPCWIELHLNGPLQWLDKVLTQMGSPNIRCSSVS; translated from the exons ATCTCTGGATGGTAGGCTGCAAGTGTCCCATCGTAAAGGACTTCCTCACGTCATATACTGCCGGCTCTGGAGGTGGCCAGACCTTCACAGCCACCACGAGCTCCGGGCCATGGaaatgtgtgaatacgctttcaaCATGAAGAAGGATGAAGTGTGTGTAAATCCATATCATTATCAAAGAGTGGAGACTCCAG TTCTGCCTCCTGTGCTAGTCCCAAGAAACACAGAGATTCCTACAGAATTCCCTCCTCTCGATGACTATAGTCATTCCATCCCGGAGAATACCAACTTCCCAGCAGGCATTGAACCCATAACCAGCTACATTCCAG AAACTCCTCCTCCTGGTTACCTGAGTGAAGATGGGGAAACCAGCGACCAGATGAACCACAGCATAGACTCGG GGTCACCTAGCCTGTCTCCAAATTCCATGTCCCCTGCACATAGTAACATGG ATCTCCAGCCTGTCACATATTGTGAGCCTGCCTTCTGGTGCTCCATCTCATATTATGAGCTCAACCAGCGAGTGGGGGAGACTTTCCATGCATCCCAGCCCTCCATGACGGTGGATGGATTTACAGACCCCTCGAACTCTGAGCGTTTCTGCCTGGGCCTGCTCTCAAACGTTAACCGCAATGCTGCTGTGGAACTGACCCGGCGACATATTG GTCGAGGAGTACGTCTGTACTACATTGGAGGTGAAGTGTTTGCTGAATGCCTCAGTGACAGTGCAATATTTGTACAGTCCCCAAATTGCAACCAACGCTATGGCTGGCACCCTGCTACTGTATGCAAGATACCTCCAG GGTGCAATCTGAAGATTTTTAATAACCAGGAGTTTGCTGCTTTACTAGCCCAGTCCGTGAACCAAGGATTTGAAGCGGTGTATCAGCTGACCAGGATGTGTACTATACGGATGAGCTTTGTCAAGGGCTGGGGAGCGGAGTACAG GCGCCAGACTGTGACTAGCACACCCTGTTGGATTGAGCTACACCTGAACGGACCCTTACAGTGGTTGGATAAGGTTCTCACCCAAATGGGTTCTCCAAACATTCGATGCTCTAGTGTCTCATAG